The following are encoded in a window of Bradyrhizobium guangdongense genomic DNA:
- a CDS encoding HAD family hydrolase: MDLSRPKPDLIIFDCDGVLVDSELLSCRCLSEVLTEFGISLSLEQALQLFLGRSTKAIEQHYRDLGQIVPDGFLPRLKARVQTTFASSLRPIPDVAAVVSELTMPFCVASSSDLDRVLLSLDVTGLASHFGDRLYTAQMVQHGKPAPDLFLYAAEKMDVQPSRTLVIEDSASGVQAAKAAGMMVWGFVGGGHYLSRDGRAILSAAGADRVFARMSDFWEA; the protein is encoded by the coding sequence ATGGACCTGAGCCGGCCAAAACCCGATCTGATCATCTTCGATTGCGACGGTGTGCTCGTCGACAGCGAGCTGCTCAGTTGTCGCTGCCTGTCCGAAGTGCTGACGGAATTCGGCATCTCGCTGAGCCTGGAGCAGGCGCTTCAGCTGTTCCTCGGACGCAGCACCAAGGCGATCGAGCAGCATTACCGCGATCTCGGCCAGATTGTGCCGGACGGCTTTCTGCCGCGCCTGAAGGCTCGCGTACAGACGACGTTCGCAAGCTCGCTCAGGCCAATTCCCGATGTTGCTGCCGTGGTATCGGAGTTAACCATGCCATTCTGCGTGGCATCGTCGAGCGACCTCGACCGTGTCTTGCTCTCCCTCGACGTCACCGGCCTTGCCTCGCATTTCGGCGACCGGCTCTACACCGCGCAGATGGTCCAGCACGGCAAGCCGGCGCCGGATCTCTTTCTCTACGCGGCTGAGAAGATGGACGTGCAACCGTCGCGCACGCTGGTGATCGAGGACAGCGCCAGCGGCGTGCAGGCTGCCAAGGCAGCAGGGATGATGGTCTGGGGATTTGTCGGCGGAGGCCATTATCTCAGCCGCGACGGCCGCGCTATATTGTCCGCCGCCGGAGCCGATCGGGTCTTCGCGCGGATGAGCGATTTCTGGGAGGCGTGA